Proteins from a single region of Catenulispora acidiphila DSM 44928:
- a CDS encoding hotdog family protein, translated as MKPQLTLEDVAVGDALPVLSYEVSATTVVLGALATRDWRPMHHDHDFAVTRNGVRDIFLNTPNQAAWFERYLTDWTGPHGRPGRMRFRMSDSVFPGDTMAITGTVTGVRVDEAGCGWIEVDLDLAVGAESKTGCSARIAVPVSPDDNPWARRGERWRP; from the coding sequence ATGAAACCGCAGCTGACGCTGGAAGACGTCGCCGTCGGGGACGCCCTGCCGGTGCTGAGCTACGAAGTGTCCGCGACGACGGTCGTCCTGGGCGCGCTGGCGACCCGCGACTGGCGGCCGATGCACCACGACCACGATTTCGCCGTGACCCGCAACGGCGTCCGGGACATCTTCCTGAACACGCCGAACCAGGCCGCGTGGTTCGAGCGCTACCTCACCGACTGGACCGGCCCGCACGGACGCCCCGGGCGCATGCGCTTCCGGATGTCGGACTCGGTGTTCCCCGGCGACACGATGGCGATCACCGGCACGGTGACCGGCGTGCGCGTGGACGAGGCCGGCTGCGGCTGGATCGAGGTCGATCTGGACCTGGCGGTCGGCGCGGAGTCCAAGACCGGCTGCTCGGCGCGCATCGCCGTCCCGGTCTCCCCCGACGACAACCCGTGGGCCCGGCGCGGCGAGCGCTGGCGTCCCTAG
- a CDS encoding acyl-CoA dehydrogenase family protein: MDLDFSEEQLLLRDTVRDLCAKHVPATIVRALENDPERYPEDFWKQAAQLGLHGMRLPEDHGGTDMTLLDAALVYAELGRALVPSPHFASTVLAGQVLAMAGSAEQQERWLPRIASGDGIFTIAWLEPDRSCGPKGVRAKALPAKGGGYRLTGVKRHVPYARSAERILVLARDEAADEVVFLLVDPAAEGVRLTQQLTVASDTQYRVDLEDVYVAEDAVIRGGWQLWDTVMHDAIVLAAAQSSGAARRTLEFTVDYALTRHQFDKPLGAFQAIAHYLADAVTAVDGAETLVWEAAWARDTGRPTAKLAPMAKLFAADTFRDVTATAQQIFGGNGFTVEFDTQLYFRRAKQWQMAWWDARYLEELIAAEVLDAA; the protein is encoded by the coding sequence ATGGACCTCGACTTCAGCGAAGAGCAGCTCCTGCTGCGCGACACGGTGCGCGACCTGTGCGCCAAGCACGTCCCGGCAACCATCGTGCGCGCCCTGGAGAACGACCCCGAGCGCTACCCGGAGGACTTCTGGAAGCAGGCCGCACAGCTCGGACTGCACGGCATGCGCCTGCCGGAGGACCACGGCGGCACCGACATGACCTTGCTGGACGCGGCGCTGGTGTACGCCGAACTCGGCCGCGCACTCGTCCCCTCCCCGCACTTCGCCAGCACGGTGCTCGCCGGACAAGTGCTGGCCATGGCGGGCAGCGCCGAGCAGCAGGAGCGCTGGCTGCCGCGAATCGCTTCCGGCGACGGGATCTTCACAATCGCATGGCTGGAGCCGGATCGGAGCTGCGGACCCAAAGGTGTGAGAGCGAAAGCCCTCCCGGCCAAGGGCGGCGGCTATCGGCTGACAGGCGTCAAGCGCCACGTCCCCTATGCCCGCAGCGCAGAACGGATCCTGGTCCTGGCACGCGACGAAGCCGCTGACGAGGTGGTGTTCCTGCTGGTGGATCCGGCAGCCGAGGGCGTGCGGCTGACGCAGCAACTGACCGTCGCCTCCGACACGCAGTACCGAGTCGACCTCGAGGACGTGTACGTCGCCGAGGACGCAGTCATCCGTGGCGGCTGGCAGCTGTGGGACACGGTCATGCACGACGCGATCGTCCTGGCAGCAGCCCAGTCCTCCGGCGCAGCCCGCCGCACCCTGGAGTTCACCGTCGACTACGCCCTGACCCGGCACCAGTTCGACAAGCCACTCGGCGCCTTCCAAGCGATCGCCCACTACCTCGCCGACGCCGTGACCGCCGTCGACGGCGCCGAAACCCTGGTATGGGAAGCAGCCTGGGCCCGCGACACCGGCCGCCCCACGGCAAAGCTCGCCCCGATGGCGAAACTGTTCGCCGCCGACACCTTCCGCGACGTGACCGCGACCGCGCAGCAGATCTTCGGCGGCAACGGCTTCACCGTCGAGTTCGACACCCAGCTCTACTTCCGCCGCGCCAAGCAGTGGCAGATGGCCTGGTGGGACGCGCGCTACCTCGAGGAGCTGATCGCGGCCGAGGTGCTGGACGCGGCTTGA
- a CDS encoding SAM-dependent methyltransferase gives MADHEGLGGPLPPLFDAPQPRRPAALDTDSPHVARLYDFLLGGKDHFRADRAAAELLLRANPYLRDTCREQRDFLRRALVRLATVGVRQFVDIGTGLPTMPSTHQIVRGVEATARVAYVDNDPIVLSHARVLLTDGGPGTAFVEGDLREPEALLRDPVLTALIDFNEPVAMIATGLLHFLLDHEQPAKHLRTLMDGCPPGSCLVLTHGATDLAVELARATAAAFRQSTIPCQARSRDEVLELLGDLQPLEPGLVPMAAWWNEGPVTKAVRERQIAYGVVARKK, from the coding sequence ATGGCCGATCACGAGGGACTGGGCGGTCCGCTGCCGCCGCTGTTCGACGCCCCGCAGCCGCGGCGTCCGGCCGCGCTCGACACCGACTCCCCGCACGTCGCGAGGTTGTACGACTTCCTGCTCGGCGGCAAGGACCACTTCCGCGCCGACCGCGCAGCCGCCGAACTCCTGCTGCGCGCCAATCCGTACTTACGCGACACCTGCCGCGAACAGCGCGACTTCCTGCGCCGCGCCCTCGTGCGCCTGGCGACCGTCGGCGTGCGCCAGTTCGTCGACATCGGTACCGGCCTGCCCACGATGCCCTCCACACACCAGATCGTGCGCGGAGTCGAGGCGACAGCCCGGGTCGCCTACGTCGACAACGACCCCATCGTGCTGTCCCACGCACGGGTCCTGCTCACCGACGGCGGTCCCGGCACCGCATTCGTCGAGGGGGACCTGCGCGAACCCGAGGCACTCCTGCGCGACCCGGTCCTGACCGCACTGATCGACTTCAACGAACCGGTGGCCATGATCGCCACCGGCCTCCTGCACTTCCTGCTCGACCACGAACAACCCGCCAAGCATCTGCGCACCCTCATGGACGGCTGCCCCCCGGGCAGCTGTCTGGTCCTCACCCACGGCGCCACCGACCTCGCCGTCGAGCTGGCCCGCGCCACCGCCGCCGCCTTCCGCCAGTCGACGATCCCGTGCCAGGCACGCAGCCGCGACGAGGTCCTGGAGCTCCTGGGCGATTTGCAGCCGCTGGAACCGGGACTGGTGCCGATGGCGGCGTGGTGGAACGAAGGTCCGGTGACGAAGGCGGTGCGAGAGCGGCAGATCGCTTACGGGGTCGTGGCGCGGAAGAAGTAG
- a CDS encoding MFS transporter, translating into MWEKERRSVATVFATHGAVSGTFASRLPWISDHLHLSAGKLGIALLMSSIGAITTMPFAGRAVARYGTRLTARVLIAAFLVVDVLTPWMPSLLALMGCTLLAGAAGGTSDMAMNAQGILVEKRLGRSIMSGLHGSWSTGVLIAALFGSLAAREHLDARVHFAIAGAILSVVMVWGTQGFHTSATDVGLVEDDSESVPLFVIPRGVILLIGLVGFCGIYAEVAAQDWSSVYMHRALHGGEAEAAFTTGMFAFTMAAGRLSGDAVVGRLGATTTVRACGVLGALGGVLVVVAQGPVPAVIGFMLIGVGVSVVVPLAFAAAGHAGPSPTMGVAGVATIAYGAGMAAPGMIGGIADLTSLRVAFCAVAVLAGMVALGGGLLGRNAPTAVHGVPGPRAVEAEALATEG; encoded by the coding sequence ATGTGGGAGAAGGAACGACGGTCCGTCGCGACGGTGTTCGCCACGCACGGCGCCGTCTCCGGGACGTTCGCCTCGCGCCTGCCGTGGATCTCCGACCACCTGCACCTGTCCGCGGGGAAACTCGGTATCGCGCTGCTCATGTCCTCGATCGGGGCGATCACCACGATGCCCTTCGCCGGCCGCGCGGTCGCCCGCTACGGCACCCGGCTGACGGCGCGCGTGCTGATCGCCGCCTTCCTCGTGGTCGACGTGCTGACGCCGTGGATGCCGAGCCTGCTGGCCCTGATGGGCTGCACGCTGCTGGCCGGCGCGGCCGGAGGCACCTCCGACATGGCGATGAACGCCCAGGGCATCCTGGTCGAGAAGCGCCTGGGCCGCTCGATCATGTCCGGTCTGCACGGCAGCTGGAGCACCGGCGTCCTGATCGCCGCGCTGTTCGGCTCACTGGCCGCCCGCGAGCACCTCGACGCCCGGGTCCACTTCGCCATCGCCGGGGCGATCCTGTCGGTCGTGATGGTCTGGGGCACGCAGGGCTTCCACACCAGCGCGACCGACGTGGGCCTGGTCGAGGACGACTCGGAGTCCGTGCCGCTGTTCGTGATCCCGCGCGGCGTGATCCTGCTCATCGGGCTGGTCGGCTTCTGCGGGATCTACGCCGAGGTCGCGGCGCAGGACTGGTCGTCGGTCTACATGCACCGCGCGCTGCACGGCGGCGAAGCCGAGGCGGCGTTCACCACCGGCATGTTCGCCTTCACCATGGCCGCCGGACGGCTGTCCGGGGACGCGGTGGTGGGGCGTCTCGGCGCGACGACGACGGTGCGCGCCTGCGGAGTCCTCGGCGCCCTCGGCGGCGTGCTGGTCGTCGTGGCGCAAGGACCGGTCCCGGCGGTCATCGGCTTCATGCTGATCGGCGTCGGGGTGTCGGTCGTGGTGCCGCTGGCCTTCGCCGCCGCCGGACACGCCGGACCGAGCCCGACGATGGGCGTCGCGGGCGTCGCGACCATCGCCTACGGAGCGGGCATGGCGGCGCCGGGCATGATCGGCGGCATCGCGGACCTGACGTCGCTGCGCGTGGCGTTCTGCGCGGTCGCGGTGCTCGCCGGGATGGTCGCGCTCGGCGGCGGGCTGCTGGGACGGAACGCGCCGACGGCAGTGCACGGCGTGCCAGGGCCTCGGGCCGTGGAGGCCGAGGCGCTGGCTACCGAAGGCTGA
- the metH gene encoding methionine synthase produces the protein MASTAAPSAHAGNARIAALREALRTRVVVADGAMGTMLQAQNPTLDDFQGHEGCNEILNISRPDIVQTVHEEYFRAGVDCVETNTFGANHTNLGDYDISDRVFELSEAGARLAREVADGFATADKPRWVIGSIGPGTKLPSLGQIGYATLRDAYQAEAAGLIAGGADALLVETSQDLLQIKASVLGAKAAARAAGIDVPVWASAAFETTGTMLLGTEVGAALTALESLGIERIGLNCSTGPAEMSEHLRYLAKHSTIGLSCMPNAGLPVLTSDGAHYPLSPEELVDWHARFVDQFGIALIGGCCGTTPEHLRQLVESLGGREVPQRDPKREPGASSLYQHVPFRQDISYLAIGERANTNGSKAFREALLAENWDACVEIARNQIRDGAHMLDLCVDYVGRDGVRDMQQVASRFATASTLPIVLDSTEPQVLQAGLETLGGRAVINSVNYEDGDGPTSRFARIMELVSAHGAGVIALTIDEQGQARTAEHKVAIAERLIEDITGNWGVPEDSILVDCLTFTICTGQEESRRDGLETIEGIRELKRRHPDVQTTLGLSNISFGLNPAARQVLNSVFLHECVEAGLDSAIVHASKILPIARIPEEQRKTALDLVYDRRAEGYDPLTRLLELFEGVDAASLKASRADELAALPLNERLKRRIIDGERKGLEADLDEALGERPALEIVNEVLLDGMKTVGELFGSGEMQLPFVLQSAETMKTAVAHLEPHMEKSDSTGKGTIVLATVKGDVHDIGKNLVDIILSNNGYNVVNLGIKQPLQTILDAAEEHAADAIGMSGLLVKSTVVMKENLEEMNTRGVADRWPVLLGGAALTRAYVEQDLAELYDGEVRYARDAFEGLNLMDAVAAVKAGVPGASLPALRPRRVKASGPLREIPDEPIPARSDVALDNPIPAPPFWGDRMVKGIRLAEYAPYLDERALFLGQWGLKPGRGSGGRSYEELVETEGRPRLRMWLERLQTENLLDAAVVYGYFPAVSKGDSLLILDESGEQRTSFTFPRQRRDRHLCLSDFWRPQESGEVDVAPFQLVTVGARIAEATGELFAANSYREYMELHGLSVQLAEALAEYWHARVRDELGYAAEDPESTEGLFKVEYRGCRYSFGYPACPDLEDRTKIVELLKPERINVQLSEEYQLHPEQSTDAIVAHHPEASYFNAG, from the coding sequence ATGGCCTCGACCGCCGCCCCTTCCGCGCACGCCGGAAACGCCCGGATCGCCGCACTCCGCGAAGCACTCCGGACCAGGGTGGTGGTCGCCGACGGAGCCATGGGCACCATGCTGCAGGCGCAGAATCCCACGCTGGACGACTTCCAGGGCCACGAGGGCTGCAACGAGATCCTGAACATCTCCCGCCCCGACATCGTGCAGACCGTCCACGAGGAGTACTTCCGCGCCGGCGTGGACTGCGTGGAGACCAACACCTTCGGCGCGAACCACACCAACCTCGGCGACTACGACATCTCCGACCGCGTCTTCGAGCTCTCCGAAGCCGGCGCCCGGCTGGCCCGCGAGGTCGCCGACGGCTTCGCCACCGCCGACAAGCCGCGCTGGGTGATCGGCTCCATCGGTCCGGGGACCAAGCTGCCGTCGCTGGGCCAGATCGGCTACGCCACCCTGCGCGACGCCTACCAGGCCGAGGCCGCCGGGCTGATCGCCGGCGGCGCGGACGCCCTGCTGGTGGAGACCAGCCAGGACCTGCTGCAGATCAAGGCCTCGGTGCTGGGGGCGAAGGCCGCGGCGCGCGCCGCCGGGATCGACGTCCCGGTCTGGGCCTCGGCGGCGTTCGAGACCACCGGCACGATGCTGCTGGGCACCGAGGTCGGCGCGGCGCTGACCGCGCTGGAGTCCCTGGGCATCGAGCGCATCGGACTGAACTGCTCCACCGGCCCGGCCGAGATGAGCGAGCACCTGCGCTACCTGGCCAAGCACTCCACCATCGGGCTCTCCTGCATGCCCAACGCCGGACTTCCGGTGCTGACCTCCGACGGCGCGCACTATCCGCTGAGCCCGGAGGAGCTCGTGGACTGGCACGCGCGGTTCGTCGACCAGTTCGGCATCGCGCTCATCGGCGGCTGCTGCGGCACCACCCCGGAGCACCTGCGGCAGTTGGTGGAGAGCCTCGGCGGCCGGGAGGTGCCGCAGCGCGATCCCAAGCGCGAGCCCGGGGCGTCCTCGCTGTATCAGCACGTGCCGTTCCGGCAGGACATCAGCTATCTGGCGATCGGCGAGCGCGCGAACACCAACGGCTCCAAGGCGTTCCGCGAGGCGCTGCTGGCCGAGAACTGGGACGCGTGCGTGGAGATCGCCCGCAACCAGATCCGCGACGGCGCGCACATGCTCGACCTGTGCGTGGACTACGTCGGCCGCGACGGCGTCCGGGACATGCAGCAGGTCGCCAGCCGCTTCGCGACCGCCTCCACGCTGCCGATCGTGCTGGACTCCACCGAGCCGCAGGTGCTGCAGGCCGGGCTGGAGACGCTCGGCGGGCGCGCCGTGATCAACTCGGTGAACTACGAGGACGGCGACGGACCGACCTCGCGCTTCGCCCGCATCATGGAGCTGGTGTCCGCGCACGGCGCCGGCGTCATCGCCCTGACCATCGACGAGCAGGGCCAGGCGCGCACCGCCGAGCACAAGGTGGCGATCGCCGAGCGGCTGATCGAGGACATCACCGGCAACTGGGGCGTCCCGGAGGACTCGATCCTCGTGGACTGTCTGACCTTCACCATCTGTACCGGGCAGGAGGAGTCGCGCCGCGACGGCCTGGAGACCATCGAGGGCATCCGGGAGCTGAAGCGCCGGCACCCGGACGTGCAGACCACGCTGGGCCTGTCGAACATCTCCTTCGGCCTGAACCCCGCCGCGCGCCAGGTCCTGAACTCGGTGTTCCTGCACGAGTGCGTCGAGGCCGGACTGGACTCGGCGATCGTCCACGCCTCCAAGATCCTGCCGATCGCCCGCATCCCGGAGGAGCAGCGCAAGACCGCCCTGGACCTGGTCTACGACCGCCGCGCCGAGGGCTACGACCCGCTGACCCGGCTGCTGGAGCTGTTCGAGGGCGTGGACGCGGCCTCCCTGAAGGCCTCGCGCGCCGACGAGCTGGCCGCGCTGCCGCTGAACGAGCGCCTCAAGCGCCGCATCATCGACGGCGAGCGCAAGGGTCTGGAGGCCGACCTGGACGAGGCGCTCGGCGAGCGTCCGGCGCTGGAGATCGTCAACGAGGTGCTGCTGGACGGCATGAAGACGGTCGGCGAGCTGTTCGGCTCCGGGGAGATGCAGCTGCCGTTCGTGCTGCAGAGCGCGGAGACCATGAAGACCGCGGTGGCGCACCTGGAGCCGCACATGGAGAAGTCGGACTCCACCGGCAAGGGCACGATCGTGCTCGCCACGGTGAAGGGCGACGTCCACGACATCGGCAAGAACCTGGTCGACATCATCTTGTCGAACAACGGCTACAACGTGGTCAACCTCGGCATCAAGCAGCCGCTGCAGACCATCCTGGACGCCGCCGAGGAGCACGCCGCCGACGCCATCGGGATGTCCGGGCTGCTGGTGAAGTCCACGGTGGTGATGAAGGAGAACCTCGAGGAGATGAACACCCGCGGGGTGGCGGACCGCTGGCCGGTGCTGCTCGGCGGCGCCGCGCTCACCCGCGCCTACGTCGAGCAGGATCTCGCCGAGCTGTACGACGGCGAGGTCCGCTACGCCCGCGACGCGTTCGAGGGACTGAACCTGATGGACGCGGTCGCGGCGGTGAAGGCCGGCGTGCCGGGGGCGTCCCTGCCCGCGCTGCGTCCGCGCCGGGTGAAGGCCTCCGGGCCGCTGCGCGAGATCCCGGACGAGCCGATCCCGGCGCGCTCCGACGTCGCGCTGGACAACCCGATCCCCGCGCCGCCGTTCTGGGGCGACCGCATGGTGAAGGGCATCCGGCTGGCGGAGTACGCGCCCTACCTCGACGAGCGCGCGCTGTTCCTCGGACAGTGGGGACTCAAGCCCGGGCGCGGCTCGGGCGGGCGTTCCTATGAGGAACTAGTCGAGACCGAGGGACGCCCGCGCCTGCGGATGTGGCTGGAGCGTCTGCAGACTGAGAACCTGCTGGACGCGGCGGTGGTCTACGGCTACTTCCCGGCGGTGAGCAAGGGCGACAGCCTGCTGATCCTGGACGAGAGCGGGGAGCAGCGGACCAGCTTCACGTTCCCGCGTCAGCGGCGTGACCGTCACCTGTGCCTGTCGGACTTCTGGCGTCCGCAGGAGAGCGGGGAAGTGGACGTCGCGCCGTTCCAGCTGGTGACGGTCGGCGCGCGGATCGCCGAGGCGACCGGGGAGCTGTTCGCCGCGAACTCCTACCGCGAATACATGGAGCTGCACGGCTTGTCGGTGCAGCTGGCCGAGGCGCTGGCTGAGTACTGGCACGCGCGGGTCCGCGACGAGCTCGGCTACGCCGCGGAGGACCCGGAGTCCACGGAGGGTCTGTTCAAGGTGGAGTACCGGGGATGCCGGTACTCCTTCGGATATCCCGCGTGCCCGGACCTGGAGGACCGGACGAAGATCGTGGAGCTGCTGAAGCCGGAGCGGATCAACGTGCAGCTGTCGGAGGAGTACCAGCTGCACCCGGAGCAGTCGACGGACGCGATCGTCGCGCACCACCCGGAGGCTTCGTACTTCAACGCGGGGTGA
- a CDS encoding helix-turn-helix transcriptional regulator, which yields MRNDMRALRQGKGLSQQDLGEALGVSRQTVNAIEQSRYDPSLPLAIRIARYFGTTVEGMFHVDGC from the coding sequence ATGCGGAACGACATGCGGGCACTGCGGCAGGGCAAGGGCCTGTCGCAGCAGGACCTGGGCGAAGCGCTCGGGGTCTCGCGGCAGACGGTCAACGCGATCGAGCAGAGCCGCTACGATCCCTCGCTCCCCCTGGCGATCCGCATCGCACGGTATTTCGGCACAACAGTGGAGGGGATGTTCCATGTCGACGGATGCTGA
- a CDS encoding DUF2178 domain-containing protein — translation MTAAVLGAAFLAIYLGHHNVGMAVSGLLIMLGYAAVLVIGSRRSEAVSLLRGETGDERARSIEQRASALTLHVLALVLVGGYIVALIRGHESGTWAGLCAVLGGTYLLSTVVLTRRG, via the coding sequence GTGACGGCGGCCGTGCTGGGCGCGGCGTTCCTGGCGATCTACCTGGGCCACCACAATGTGGGGATGGCCGTTTCCGGCCTGCTCATCATGCTCGGCTACGCGGCCGTGCTGGTCATCGGCTCACGCCGGTCGGAGGCGGTGTCGCTGCTGCGCGGCGAGACCGGCGACGAGCGCGCCCGCTCGATCGAGCAGCGCGCGTCCGCCCTCACGCTGCACGTGCTGGCCCTCGTGCTGGTCGGCGGGTACATCGTCGCGCTGATCCGCGGCCACGAATCGGGGACCTGGGCCGGCCTGTGCGCGGTCCTCGGCGGTACCTATCTGCTCTCGACGGTCGTCCTGACCCGGCGCGGCTGA
- a CDS encoding N-acetylmuramoyl-L-alanine amidase, with protein sequence MRMVGVVLAAAALLTYGLSGAPAQAGTSSGNVTAAFADAAHTYGVPQQVLESVCYLEGRLGAHGGQASVDGGYGCMNLVKSDKADTLDQAAKLTGLSVSALQHDTAANIRGGAAVLRAEALSLAPKLPTSLAGWYAPIAAYSHASSRSVAGMYADAAYKLIAGGFTGIADDGSQITLAPQAVTPDTSTLGSVPLAPGALPGGCVKDSKVDYPSAIDCVVPTSYDCNVVSGPCTYESSNRPTSYAVYDVTIHDIEGTAQDALTTFQDISKGVSVHYVIDSDGTVYQVVREKDIAYHAGNFYYNEHAVGIEHAGIDATGYQWYNATEYLASAKLVAYLANKYNIPLDHAHITAHGTTPAPTTASSPNHVDPGKYWLWDYYFGLIHSLGVPYPTGNTPATGLFRVNPSSDQKPLGADGTETAANNSFFKLYTGPSTKDAVIPGAPGTDPNDETTNIETQMPYYYLASQPDQGGSGMTMYQIWYGENDRLSNATPSQYADAKKAWLAVPAGSAVPVHSYVVSLKPPTANGTIGIYGRPTTSSSYVIGTAPSGSLWAAPKSVFEDGTKNLWFGIDYNHREAWVPSSEVTVVDWY encoded by the coding sequence ATGCGCATGGTCGGAGTGGTACTGGCCGCGGCCGCACTGCTCACCTACGGCCTGAGCGGTGCCCCGGCCCAGGCCGGTACCTCCAGCGGGAACGTCACCGCGGCGTTCGCGGACGCCGCCCACACCTACGGCGTGCCGCAGCAAGTCCTGGAATCGGTCTGCTACCTGGAGGGCAGGCTCGGCGCGCACGGCGGGCAGGCCAGCGTGGACGGCGGCTACGGCTGCATGAACCTGGTGAAGAGCGACAAGGCCGACACGCTCGACCAGGCCGCCAAGCTCACTGGACTGAGCGTCAGCGCCCTGCAACACGACACCGCGGCGAACATCCGCGGCGGTGCGGCGGTGCTCCGTGCCGAGGCGCTGTCCTTGGCGCCGAAACTGCCGACCTCACTGGCCGGCTGGTACGCGCCGATCGCCGCCTACAGCCACGCTTCCTCGCGGTCGGTGGCCGGGATGTACGCCGACGCCGCGTACAAGCTGATCGCCGGCGGCTTCACCGGGATCGCGGACGACGGCTCCCAGATAACCCTGGCGCCGCAGGCCGTGACACCGGACACGTCCACGCTCGGCTCGGTGCCGCTGGCTCCCGGTGCGCTGCCCGGCGGATGCGTGAAGGACAGCAAGGTCGACTACCCGTCGGCGATCGACTGCGTGGTCCCGACTTCCTACGACTGCAACGTGGTCAGCGGGCCGTGCACGTATGAGAGCTCGAACCGTCCGACGAGCTATGCCGTCTACGACGTGACCATCCACGACATCGAGGGCACCGCGCAGGATGCCCTGACCACCTTCCAGGACATCAGCAAGGGTGTCAGCGTCCACTACGTCATCGACAGCGACGGCACGGTCTACCAGGTGGTCAGAGAGAAGGACATCGCGTACCACGCGGGGAACTTCTACTACAACGAGCACGCGGTCGGGATCGAGCACGCAGGCATCGACGCCACCGGCTACCAGTGGTACAACGCCACCGAATACCTGGCCTCGGCCAAGCTGGTCGCCTACCTGGCGAACAAGTACAACATCCCGCTGGACCACGCCCACATCACCGCGCACGGCACCACCCCGGCGCCGACCACCGCCAGTTCGCCGAACCACGTCGACCCGGGCAAGTACTGGCTGTGGGACTACTACTTCGGGCTGATCCACTCCCTCGGAGTCCCGTACCCGACCGGGAACACCCCGGCCACCGGACTGTTCCGGGTGAACCCGAGCAGCGACCAGAAGCCGTTGGGCGCGGACGGGACCGAGACCGCGGCCAACAACAGCTTCTTCAAGCTCTATACCGGGCCGAGTACTAAGGACGCTGTCATTCCGGGAGCACCGGGCACCGATCCCAACGACGAGACCACGAACATCGAGACCCAGATGCCGTACTACTACCTCGCCTCCCAGCCGGACCAGGGCGGCAGCGGGATGACGATGTACCAGATCTGGTACGGCGAGAACGACCGGCTGTCCAACGCCACGCCGAGCCAGTACGCCGATGCGAAGAAGGCGTGGCTGGCGGTTCCGGCGGGGTCGGCGGTGCCCGTCCACTCCTATGTGGTGAGCCTGAAGCCGCCGACGGCGAACGGGACGATCGGCATCTACGGGCGTCCGACAACGAGTTCGTCGTACGTCATCGGCACCGCGCCGTCCGGCTCGCTGTGGGCCGCGCCGAAGTCGGTGTTCGAGGACGGCACGAAGAACCTGTGGTTCGGGATCGACTACAACCATCGCGAGGCGTGGGTGCCGAGTTCGGAGGTGACGGTCGTCGACTGGTACTGA